The following coding sequences lie in one Pseudomonas sp. SL4(2022) genomic window:
- a CDS encoding response regulator transcription factor, with protein sequence MYILLTEDNALIASGVVAGLTAQGFRVMRAATAAEAEALLRTVEFDALVLDLGLPDEDGLSLLRRLRQRGMALPVLLLTARDSIADRVSGLQDGADDYLVKPFDLRELAARLHALLRRAAGRASPQVEHGPLRYDPVACQAFLHEQPVDLSRREQVLLQALLQSPGRVLSGEQLKDAVYGLDGDVESNALNVHIHHLRRKLGNGIVETVRGLGYRLGPAGHATTSDESNSS encoded by the coding sequence ATGTACATATTGCTGACTGAAGACAACGCCCTGATCGCCAGTGGCGTCGTGGCCGGGCTCACCGCCCAGGGCTTTCGCGTGATGCGCGCCGCGACTGCGGCCGAGGCTGAGGCGCTGCTGCGCACGGTGGAGTTCGACGCATTGGTGCTGGATCTGGGCCTGCCGGACGAAGACGGTCTGAGCCTGCTGCGCCGGCTGCGTCAGCGTGGTATGGCGCTGCCCGTGTTGTTGCTGACCGCCCGTGACTCAATAGCCGACCGCGTGTCTGGCCTGCAGGACGGGGCCGACGATTACTTGGTCAAACCCTTCGACCTGCGTGAACTCGCCGCACGCCTGCATGCGTTGTTGCGTCGCGCCGCCGGACGCGCCAGCCCGCAGGTCGAGCACGGCCCGCTGCGTTACGACCCAGTGGCCTGCCAGGCGTTTTTGCACGAGCAACCGGTCGACCTTTCGCGCCGTGAGCAAGTGCTGCTGCAGGCGCTGTTGCAGAGCCCAGGCCGAGTGCTCAGCGGCGAACAGCTGAAGGATGCGGTCTACGGCCTCGACGGTGATGTCGAGAGCAACGCGCTCAACGTGCATATCCACCACCTGCGCCGCAAGCTGGGCAACGGTATTGTCGAGACGGTACGCGGCCTGGGCTACCGCCTGGGGCCAGCCGGGCATGCAACCACTTCTGACGAGAGCAACAGTTCATGA